The Funiculus sociatus GB2-C1 genomic sequence TCCACAAAAACATCTTTACCCGCTTTCAAGGCAGCGATCGCTAACTGGTAATGTGTTGGTGCTGGTGTCGCCAGCACAACTGCCTGAACATCGGTTCCTAGCACTTCCCGATAATCTGTGTAAGTTACTACATCTGGATATGTAGCGGCAACTTTATTCCGGAGGTCTGGGTTGACCTCAGCTACACCTGCCAATGCGTCCAGATCGTAAAAATTACGAACCAGATTCCGACCCCAGTTACCGGTTCCGACGACGATTACTCGACTCACAGTAGTGTCACCTTTTCTCTGTCACAGTTTAAATGCCGAGTTACACCCCGCGTATCCAGCACCGCTTGGGCTTTCTGAACCAGGTTGATGTAATCAATCCCGCTATGATCTGTTGCAATAATCACCAAGTCAGCTGCTGCTATATTTTCATCCGTTAGTTCTACAGAGTAAAGCTTTTGACCAGAAACTTGAATTTCAGGTACATAGGGGTCATGGTAAGTAATAGTTACTTTATCCTTTAACAAGCAACTCATGACAGCGATCGCAGGCGACTCTCGCCAATCACCGAGATTTTTCTTATAGGCAGCACCAATTGCTAGTACAGTAGCCCTAGCAGGCGCAATTCCTAAATCATTAAGGACTCGCCACGCTTTGTCTCTGACAAACTCCGGCATTCGGCGGTTAATTTCGCCTGCTAGAGCAATAAAATGCGTGTCAAAGTTAAATTCCTTAGCTTTCCACTCTAAGTAGTGCGGATCGATAGGAATGCAATGGCCTCCAACACCTGGTCCCGGATAAAACGGCATTATACCAAACGGCTTGGTGTTAGCAGCATCTAAAACTTCCCACACGTCGATACCCATGCGATCGCACAACATTGCCAACTCATTCACCAGGGCAATATTAACAGCGCGGAACGTGTTTTCAAACACCTTAACCAGCTCAGCTGCCTTAGCACTACTAACTGGTACCACCTGCTCAATCGTCTGCTCGTAGAACAACTTGGCAGCTTCCAAGGAATATGGGTCAGAAGCTCCCACAACCTTGTTTGTATTCTTGGTTGTGTAGCGCTGATTGCCAGGATCTACCCGTTCTGGAGAATGGGCAAGAAAAAAATCCTGACCCTGCTTCAAACCGCTAGTATGTTCTAAGACTGGTCGCATTACTTCATCTGTAGTACCTGGATAGGTGGTCGATTCCAATGTCACTAGCTGTCCCGATTTCAAGTGTTGGGCAATTCCTTGAGTAACATTCTCGATATAGCTTAGGTTCGGCGTTAAATTCTTCGTTAGCGGTGTGGGTACGCAGATAACGATTACATCCATTTCCGGTACTTTGTCAAAGTTCAAGACAGCCTGGAGTTTTCCACTGCTCACAACTTGTTTTAATTCTTCATCCTTGACATCATTAATGTAGTTATCAGCTATATTGACCCGTTCTGCTCTAATCGGATTCTGCTCGATTCCAAGCACCTGAAAGCCAACTTTGGCTTTTTCAACTGCAAAGGGTAGACCTACATATCCTAAACCCACAACACCAACAGTGGCTGTATGAGTTTTGATTTTTTCTTGCAAAGTTAGTAAGGTTTTAGGTTTGTCACTCATCTAGTTCAAATTTCATTCCGCTGCCACTCTATACTGTATACTAGCCGCGATACCAGGTACAGGAGGCGAACCGATTGGCTCAGTACACCGACCCCAGCCAAATACAGGATGAAGATAATCTTTCTCTGTTAGAGATTATCCGGTTTTTCCGTTTACACTGGAAGTTTTTGGGGCTGACGACGGTGGTATTGTCGAGCGCAGCCATAATCCTCTTCTTATTGAAGCCCCAGCAGTATCAAAAGCAGCTAACTCTTTCAGTTAAACAGCTTCCAGTTTCTGTCTCATCCTCCTTATCATTCCTAGGAAAGGATGTTAACCAAACTGGTATCCAAGCAGTGAAGTATTTACAAAACCAACAGTTAGATAAAATTACTGTCCAGCCAAGATTTGATGCCAGCACTCAGCAGGTTGACGTAACTCTGCAATCTAAAAATACTGATGCTTTAGCTCAATCTAGCTCTAAAATCACGAGCAAACTAAAGACCCAATTTCAAAACCAAATTGGCGAAGGTATAGAGGTTGGCTTGACCGTTACAGAACAAGAGTTAAAGAGAAACCAACAGGTTCTGGCTCAAATAAAGCAGCAAATTGCAGAGTTTTCCCCAACCTCTGGGACTTCCTCCCAGCAAATTCAAATCGCAGCAAGGCTAGATGCTTTGGAGCAACAACGGGCAAGGTTGGAAGTGGCGATCGTTGCTGGAGAAGTTGACAAAAAGTACCTAATGCAGGCTCAAAAAAATCTGGCTGAGTTTACTAATCAAGTGATGTCTGTCCAGATTGTATCGGAGTCAGATTTGCCACTAACACGATCCATATTGCCGGTGGTAGTGTTTGCGATCGTCGCCAGCTTTATGGTTGCTGTTGTTGCCTCTATTATCGGTGACCAGATCCCGCGTTTGCAGCATGAGCTGTCAAAGGCGAAAATTGACGGTAGCAAAGACGTTTAGGCAAGGTATATGATTAACGATTGCTGGCAACATTTCCTGGCATAAGTCTTCCATGTCTAAGCGCGTAAAGTTTCCCTCTGTGTATCGACTAGGACAACTCAGCCTGGATGGATTTGTTGCCTGGTTTGCTTGCAGCCTCGCGTTCGTGATTCGCTTTGACGGAGCAGTTGCAGACACTCACCAAACCTTGGCATGGATTCTGCCCCTAGTTGCCATTCCCAGTCGTCTAATTATCCAGGCGGGTTTTGGCCTGTACCAGCAAGTCTGGCGTCTATTTGGCCTCAAAGACGGCACCTCGCTTTTTCATGCCGTCACCGTCTATTCGCTGCTAGTTTTAGTCACTACCCGACTTCTGATTCCGCGCTTCATACCATTTAATGGAATTCCTCTGAGCGTTGCCATAATTGACTGGAGCTTCTGCTTTCTGGGAATGGCTGCCCTACGCCATGCTCGCCGATGGTCCGTCCATCGCACCCAAATGAGGTACTACTACCCTCGCTCCCGTCGATCAGAACGTCAGAGGGTGCTACTGGTGGGTGCGGGGATGGCTGGGAGCCAAATTGTCCAAGAAGCGCGACAAAATCCGCACCTGAATTTAGAAATCGTCGGATTTGTCGATGATGACCCGACTAAGGTGGGTCGCAAGGTGGAAGGGGTGCCAGTTCTGGGATCTTCTGAGCAGATGGTAGCGATCGCTTTAGCGCTAAATGTTCATGAAGTGTTGATTTCCATGCCTTCTGCCAGTGCTGCCAAAATCCGTAAACTGCTTAATTACGCTGTTGGCACTAATCTGAAACTCAAAGCTTTACCGG encodes the following:
- a CDS encoding nucleotide sugar dehydrogenase, which encodes MSDKPKTLLTLQEKIKTHTATVGVVGLGYVGLPFAVEKAKVGFQVLGIEQNPIRAERVNIADNYINDVKDEELKQVVSSGKLQAVLNFDKVPEMDVIVICVPTPLTKNLTPNLSYIENVTQGIAQHLKSGQLVTLESTTYPGTTDEVMRPVLEHTSGLKQGQDFFLAHSPERVDPGNQRYTTKNTNKVVGASDPYSLEAAKLFYEQTIEQVVPVSSAKAAELVKVFENTFRAVNIALVNELAMLCDRMGIDVWEVLDAANTKPFGIMPFYPGPGVGGHCIPIDPHYLEWKAKEFNFDTHFIALAGEINRRMPEFVRDKAWRVLNDLGIAPARATVLAIGAAYKKNLGDWRESPAIAVMSCLLKDKVTITYHDPYVPEIQVSGQKLYSVELTDENIAAADLVIIATDHSGIDYINLVQKAQAVLDTRGVTRHLNCDREKVTLL